From Haloarcula hispanica ATCC 33960, the proteins below share one genomic window:
- a CDS encoding SLC13 family permease, with amino-acid sequence MTWSGRTRPRRTAGAILVALASTAAIAAAPTPPGLDIAAQYALATMAFAAILWVTDALPLPVTALLIPVLLTVFGIYTEMEAALSGFADPLIYLFVAGFMLAKALQTHNIDRRIALHLIGWMGRSPRLLILAIMVATAFLSMWVSNTATTAMMTPVALGVLAEVVGRDVPDGEASNMRIATLLGTAYAASVGGVGTLIGTPPNVVAVAFLDRLIGVEISFVQWLAVGLPIVVLTLPLTWYVLTFWLYPPEVEDVSGAKAQANTYLEEEGPLSESGRRAAYIFAATAGLWILGGLGFLFEGLLPGPVFVTLFGGTGETVFGLTGHRGVLYLVVVGLLAIPALVLSGADDWENLVDIDWGTIILFGGGISLADALAETEATTWLACTVFDTLVGAPLVLVVLAVVVFTVLVTELSSNTATTTILAPVLIGLGSVLAGTLGVEPVQAAVTLTVTGAVAASFAFALPVATPPNAIVFGSGHLEQRDMIRAGVVLNVLMTLVLTALVLVSFAVLWPRVLW; translated from the coding sequence ATGACCTGGTCGGGCCGAACGCGACCGCGGCGAACGGCAGGGGCGATCCTCGTCGCGCTCGCCTCGACGGCCGCGATAGCCGCAGCCCCGACGCCACCCGGACTCGACATCGCCGCCCAGTACGCGCTGGCGACCATGGCGTTTGCGGCGATTCTCTGGGTCACGGACGCCCTGCCGCTCCCGGTAACGGCGCTGCTGATACCGGTGTTGCTGACAGTGTTCGGTATCTACACCGAGATGGAGGCCGCGCTATCGGGCTTTGCCGACCCGCTCATCTACCTGTTCGTGGCGGGGTTCATGCTCGCGAAGGCACTCCAGACCCACAACATCGACCGCCGGATCGCCCTGCACCTCATTGGCTGGATGGGGCGGTCGCCGCGGCTGCTCATCCTGGCAATCATGGTCGCGACGGCGTTTCTCTCGATGTGGGTGTCGAACACGGCGACGACGGCGATGATGACGCCCGTCGCACTGGGTGTGCTTGCTGAGGTCGTCGGCCGAGATGTCCCCGACGGCGAGGCGTCGAACATGCGAATCGCGACCTTGCTCGGCACGGCCTACGCGGCGAGCGTCGGCGGGGTTGGCACCCTCATCGGTACGCCGCCAAACGTCGTCGCCGTGGCGTTTCTCGACAGGCTCATCGGCGTCGAGATATCGTTCGTACAGTGGCTGGCCGTCGGGCTCCCCATCGTCGTGTTGACCCTCCCGCTGACGTGGTACGTCCTGACGTTCTGGCTGTACCCCCCGGAGGTCGAGGACGTGAGTGGGGCAAAAGCGCAGGCGAACACGTACCTCGAAGAGGAGGGGCCACTGTCCGAAAGCGGCCGGCGCGCGGCGTATATTTTTGCGGCTACGGCGGGCCTGTGGATTCTCGGCGGGCTCGGGTTCCTGTTCGAGGGACTCCTCCCTGGACCGGTGTTCGTGACGCTGTTCGGCGGCACGGGCGAGACAGTGTTCGGTCTGACGGGCCACCGCGGCGTCCTGTACCTCGTGGTGGTCGGACTGCTCGCTATCCCGGCACTCGTCCTCTCGGGGGCTGACGACTGGGAGAACCTGGTCGACATCGATTGGGGTACCATCATCCTGTTCGGCGGCGGCATCTCGCTGGCGGACGCGCTGGCCGAAACCGAGGCGACGACGTGGCTCGCATGCACTGTCTTCGACACGCTGGTCGGCGCGCCGCTGGTCCTCGTCGTGCTCGCCGTCGTCGTCTTCACCGTGCTGGTGACGGAACTGTCCTCGAACACGGCGACGACGACGATACTCGCCCCGGTCCTCATCGGCCTCGGAAGTGTGCTCGCTGGAACACTCGGCGTCGAACCGGTACAGGCAGCCGTCACGCTGACCGTTACCGGGGCTGTCGCGGCGAGTTTCGCGTTCGCGCTCCCCGTCGCCACCCCGCCGAACGCTATCGTCTTCGGTAGCGGCCACCTGGAGCAACGGGACATGATTCGGGCCGGCGTCGTACTGAACGTCCTGATGACGCTCGTGTTGACGGCACTCGTCCTCGTTTCCTTCGCGGTCCTCTGGCCCCGCGTACTCTGGTAG
- a CDS encoding class I SAM-dependent methyltransferase: protein MGVPCVRVSREAGEETRQRLAEANLVDDGYDITVVDGQLYVPVTDPEAVPSDFVVVEADPPVREGQTMPADGLDFDPSYERIGDVAIVDEDDADRARAIADAIMDSDLPVRAVLNRASKIKGEQRVRDWDVLAGEGTEVTHREYGCTFDLDLAEVYFSPRLATERHRVTEQVSEGEQAFDMFAGVGPFAIPFAKRGATCVGTDINETAIEYLRANAQRNGVADRVTGICGDVREVAGEYEDWADRVVMNLPHSADEFLETAVRLAADDCVFHYYDIQHEDDLFGPGERAIRAAAEPAYDVTVETRHTVRSYAPKEHNVVLDVRLTR from the coding sequence ATGGGCGTTCCCTGCGTTCGCGTTTCCCGCGAGGCCGGCGAAGAGACGCGCCAGCGCCTCGCCGAGGCAAACCTCGTCGACGACGGCTACGACATCACGGTCGTCGACGGGCAGCTATACGTTCCCGTCACCGACCCCGAAGCAGTGCCGTCGGACTTCGTCGTCGTGGAGGCAGACCCGCCGGTCCGCGAAGGCCAGACGATGCCGGCCGACGGACTCGACTTCGACCCGAGCTACGAGCGCATCGGCGACGTCGCGATTGTCGACGAGGACGACGCCGACCGGGCGCGGGCGATTGCCGACGCGATTATGGATTCAGACCTGCCCGTGCGAGCGGTGTTGAACCGCGCGTCGAAGATCAAAGGCGAACAGCGGGTCCGGGACTGGGACGTACTCGCTGGTGAGGGGACGGAAGTCACCCACCGAGAGTACGGCTGCACGTTCGACCTCGACCTCGCCGAGGTGTACTTCTCGCCACGGCTGGCGACAGAGCGCCATCGTGTCACCGAACAGGTCAGCGAGGGCGAGCAGGCCTTCGACATGTTCGCGGGCGTCGGCCCGTTCGCGATTCCGTTCGCCAAACGCGGCGCGACCTGCGTCGGAACAGACATCAACGAGACGGCAATCGAGTACCTCCGGGCGAACGCACAGCGCAACGGCGTCGCCGACCGCGTGACGGGCATCTGTGGCGACGTACGAGAGGTCGCCGGAGAGTACGAGGACTGGGCCGACCGCGTCGTGATGAATCTGCCCCATAGCGCCGACGAGTTTCTGGAGACCGCCGTCCGCCTGGCGGCTGACGACTGTGTCTTTCACTACTACGATATCCAGCACGAGGACGACCTGTTCGGGCCCGGCGAGCGAGCGATTCGGGCGGCTGCGGAGCCGGCCTACGACGTGACGGTCGAAACGCGCCACACCGTCCGGTCGTATGCCCCGAAGGAACACAACGTCGTGCTCGACGTTCGACTGACGCGCTGA
- the dph5 gene encoding diphthine synthase, with product MLTFVGLGLYDERSVTVAGRDAIRDADRVFAEFYTSRLVGTDLETLEDVLETSIEVRDRAGIEQDPEPILEAAESEDVVFCTAGDTMVSTTHTDLRLRAADRGIETRIVHGTTAQTAAGSLTGLQNYRFGKATTLPFEDAHGGDGVPDSVVATIEDNRERDLHTLVYLDIKVDDPHWDESDDTYMTASKAAAMLSEPFPDTLGVVVARAGSPDPLVAADTLDALAAQSFGEPLHLLVIPGSLHPLEADALESIAGAELE from the coding sequence ATGCTCACATTCGTCGGGCTGGGCCTCTACGACGAGCGCTCGGTCACGGTCGCCGGCCGCGACGCCATCCGAGACGCCGACCGGGTGTTCGCGGAGTTCTACACGAGTCGGCTGGTTGGTACCGACCTCGAAACGCTAGAGGACGTACTGGAGACGAGTATCGAAGTCAGGGATCGCGCCGGCATCGAGCAGGACCCCGAACCGATTCTCGAAGCCGCCGAGAGCGAAGATGTCGTCTTCTGTACTGCCGGGGATACGATGGTCTCGACGACACACACCGACCTCCGGCTCCGCGCTGCTGACCGCGGTATCGAAACCCGAATCGTCCACGGAACGACAGCCCAGACGGCCGCCGGCTCACTGACTGGCTTACAGAACTACCGCTTCGGGAAGGCGACGACCCTCCCGTTCGAGGACGCTCACGGCGGTGACGGCGTCCCGGATAGCGTCGTCGCCACCATCGAGGACAACCGGGAGCGGGACCTGCACACGCTAGTCTATCTCGACATCAAGGTCGACGACCCCCACTGGGACGAGAGTGACGACACGTACATGACTGCCAGCAAGGCCGCCGCCATGCTATCCGAGCCGTTCCCCGACACGCTCGGCGTCGTCGTGGCCAGAGCCGGTAGCCCGGACCCGCTGGTGGCCGCCGATACGCTCGACGCTCTCGCCGCACAGTCATTCGGCGAGCCGCTACATCTGCTCGTCATTCCCGGTTCGCTCCACCCGCTCGAAGCTGACGCACTGGAATCGATTGCTGGAGCAGAATTAGAATAA
- the artA gene encoding archaeosortase A → MSETVLQAGVDIAGLSFDPVTVSEPLMWLVLAAFLGSVAVAQYDERLARPVGTVGWALFAAYWLVLAPHFILIQKSVVEGLGSVIAVPLSLYTGYLLWNGRESLLVLTRAIGLMGVIYVPFLTIGPLRQTIIEIVTGQVSFLMTVLGYDPVVVDGLSHNGIDIASKQYPYENTFWFGGNERPITYTIILACTGIGSISIFAGGILAVKAPWRRKLRVLVAAVSIIYVLNLIRNLGIALAFGLQKAQFFPGTVMALFGLSDAQLVSYYIVDRILAQFGSVIVLVGLTWVLMRELPELTVIVEDLLFLVTGTEYDLGTAFEKNQSESGPATPGDD, encoded by the coding sequence ATGAGTGAGACAGTCCTGCAAGCAGGCGTCGACATCGCTGGACTGTCGTTCGACCCGGTCACAGTCTCGGAGCCGCTGATGTGGCTCGTTCTCGCGGCGTTTCTGGGAAGCGTGGCTGTCGCCCAGTACGACGAGCGACTGGCCCGTCCCGTCGGAACAGTCGGCTGGGCTTTGTTCGCAGCATACTGGCTCGTCCTGGCCCCGCATTTCATTCTGATACAGAAGAGCGTCGTCGAGGGATTGGGGAGCGTCATCGCCGTCCCCCTGTCGCTGTACACCGGCTATCTGCTCTGGAACGGCCGCGAGTCGCTGCTGGTGTTGACCCGGGCAATCGGCCTCATGGGCGTCATCTACGTACCGTTTCTCACCATCGGGCCGCTCCGCCAGACCATCATCGAGATCGTCACCGGGCAGGTCTCCTTCCTCATGACCGTACTGGGCTACGACCCGGTGGTAGTCGACGGGCTCTCGCACAACGGCATCGATATCGCCTCGAAGCAGTACCCCTACGAAAACACGTTCTGGTTCGGCGGGAACGAGCGGCCGATAACGTACACCATCATTCTGGCCTGTACGGGTATCGGGAGTATATCTATCTTCGCCGGCGGAATACTGGCGGTCAAGGCGCCGTGGCGGCGGAAGCTCCGCGTGCTGGTCGCGGCTGTCAGCATCATCTACGTACTGAATCTGATTCGGAACCTCGGAATCGCGCTGGCTTTTGGCCTGCAGAAGGCGCAGTTCTTCCCGGGAACGGTCATGGCGCTGTTCGGCCTCAGCGACGCACAGCTGGTGTCCTACTACATCGTCGACCGGATTCTGGCGCAGTTCGGCTCCGTCATCGTTCTCGTCGGGCTGACGTGGGTGCTGATGCGGGAGCTACCGGAACTCACGGTCATCGTCGAGGACCTCCTCTTCCTGGTGACTGGCACGGAGTACGACCTCGGAACGGCGTTCGAAAAGAACCAGTCGGAGTCGGGTCCTGCAACGCCTGGTGACGACTGA
- a CDS encoding DUF7827 domain-containing protein produces MTDTNEKIRSLFLTALMVFSVFAGTIAFSGGAAAAANVSVQQAAEYDSGTVELALNGSTGSTVNTGDIDIYVDGNKNPSNYGVSSVDTTDDGTTGRLQFSLDQDVQPNRNLTVKVSGLTGGDNTVVAEDIDVTSQTIDADDDSGDTNAFRGEVLAIRADGDTDNDDATSSTKIVVEDSNGAVVTQDTYTANSKVYTYETENLDTGEEYEVSVAGDADENITISNLDLNVNIDDDVGDGANIDDKDTLAVNVSTTRGGEPANATLFNEDDDKVATQVESLKGNENVVFDFGNQSADDSPYYVKVTDNQTGVSAESDQINVSESDDGEASFESSTVQDNIGDVVNITVQVDNTEDAVINIGDENDDNYYIQGQLEDDNGDGEVTVQFNSYTAGNYSDSTVLSVPGDDDIDNIKEGGDYTRGSLSGDTLEAGSYSMNVTAGTSPDVTSPDTVGTLRLNENSVENIQTWAAPSDADIDDDDVDIYDRIGENLTQSDDVAAEDVVVHEIQASGIEGALEYEQEDGSASDVTEAFIAATDTTPYRINDSDATTSGLRLYVNRTDVGANADANPIDFSNSSDAVTVVDDPDNNTYFVAVDTSDVVFENGKTIVKEEDTRLNATFSVREGPLTDDRNSDSAIYTTSERDATLDLDDSGVVTVSAAAGQEVTGETNVAPGSELEVEMESESDANPFVIRPEVDVATDGTYTATADFQDYSAGTNFTVQTLDVDGDSDFSDEEDGRIVEADTATVSISEQESDGSEVVVDSAQLSEGGFIAIHAGNASGDVVGNSEYLGAGSHEDITVTLDEPMDEDFTAVAMPHQDTNGNEAYDFPGDDDPYTQNGSAVTDSANVTIVEEEQTEAPDTETETEAPDTETEEETDAPATDEPATDESETTAAEGPGFTAAIALIALVAAALLAVRRDN; encoded by the coding sequence ATGACAGATACAAACGAAAAAATCCGCAGCCTGTTCCTCACGGCGCTGATGGTCTTCTCGGTATTCGCCGGGACCATCGCGTTCTCCGGTGGCGCAGCCGCCGCCGCGAACGTCAGCGTCCAGCAGGCAGCAGAATACGATAGCGGGACAGTCGAATTGGCACTCAATGGTTCAACCGGTAGCACAGTCAATACGGGAGACATCGACATCTACGTCGATGGCAACAAGAACCCGAGCAACTACGGTGTCTCGTCAGTCGACACGACTGACGACGGGACAACTGGACGCCTCCAGTTCAGTCTGGATCAGGACGTTCAGCCGAACCGGAACCTGACCGTCAAGGTTTCAGGTCTCACCGGCGGTGACAACACGGTCGTCGCTGAGGACATCGACGTGACGTCCCAGACGATCGACGCCGACGATGACTCGGGCGACACTAACGCCTTCCGCGGTGAAGTCCTGGCTATCCGAGCCGACGGCGACACAGACAATGACGATGCTACCTCGAGCACGAAGATTGTGGTCGAGGACTCGAACGGCGCTGTCGTCACGCAGGACACTTACACAGCCAACAGCAAAGTCTACACCTACGAAACGGAAAACCTCGACACTGGTGAAGAATACGAGGTCTCCGTCGCTGGTGACGCGGACGAAAACATCACCATCAGCAATCTCGATCTCAATGTGAACATTGACGACGATGTCGGCGACGGTGCCAACATCGACGACAAGGACACGCTTGCGGTCAACGTCTCGACCACGCGTGGTGGCGAGCCGGCCAACGCAACGCTGTTCAACGAGGACGACGACAAGGTTGCCACGCAGGTCGAGAGCCTGAAAGGTAACGAGAACGTCGTGTTCGACTTCGGTAACCAGAGCGCCGACGACAGTCCGTACTACGTCAAAGTGACGGACAACCAGACCGGCGTCTCCGCCGAATCCGACCAGATCAACGTCTCCGAGTCCGACGACGGTGAGGCAAGCTTCGAAAGCTCGACCGTTCAGGACAACATTGGCGACGTTGTCAACATCACGGTGCAGGTTGACAACACCGAGGACGCCGTCATCAACATCGGCGACGAGAACGACGACAACTACTACATCCAGGGCCAGCTTGAGGACGACAACGGTGACGGCGAAGTTACCGTTCAGTTCAACAGCTACACCGCTGGAAACTACAGCGATAGTACGGTTCTCAGCGTGCCTGGTGACGACGACATTGACAACATCAAGGAGGGTGGCGACTACACCCGAGGTAGCCTGAGTGGAGACACGCTCGAAGCAGGCTCCTACTCGATGAACGTGACCGCCGGGACCTCCCCGGATGTCACCAGCCCCGACACGGTTGGAACGCTCCGACTCAACGAGAACTCCGTTGAAAATATCCAGACGTGGGCTGCACCGAGCGACGCAGATATCGACGACGATGATGTCGACATCTACGACCGCATCGGTGAGAACCTCACGCAGTCCGACGACGTCGCAGCTGAGGACGTTGTCGTCCACGAAATTCAGGCATCCGGTATCGAGGGTGCGCTCGAATACGAGCAGGAAGACGGAAGTGCCTCTGATGTTACTGAGGCGTTCATCGCAGCGACCGATACCACGCCATACCGCATCAACGACAGTGACGCGACGACGTCCGGTCTTCGACTCTACGTCAACCGGACCGACGTCGGTGCAAACGCTGACGCGAACCCGATTGACTTCTCGAACAGCAGTGACGCGGTAACTGTTGTCGACGACCCGGACAACAACACCTACTTCGTCGCTGTTGACACGAGCGATGTTGTGTTCGAAAACGGCAAGACGATTGTCAAAGAAGAAGACACGCGCCTCAACGCTACCTTCTCCGTCCGAGAAGGTCCGCTGACCGACGACCGGAACAGCGACAGCGCGATCTACACCACGTCCGAGCGCGACGCCACACTGGACCTTGACGACAGCGGCGTCGTTACGGTCTCGGCCGCCGCTGGTCAGGAAGTGACCGGTGAGACGAACGTCGCACCTGGCTCCGAGCTCGAAGTCGAGATGGAGTCCGAGAGTGACGCGAATCCGTTCGTCATCCGTCCGGAAGTCGACGTCGCCACTGACGGTACGTACACCGCCACGGCTGACTTCCAGGACTACTCCGCTGGAACGAACTTCACCGTCCAGACGCTGGACGTCGACGGTGACTCTGACTTCAGCGACGAGGAAGATGGCCGTATCGTCGAAGCCGACACGGCTACTGTGAGCATCAGCGAGCAGGAATCCGACGGTAGCGAAGTCGTCGTCGACAGCGCACAGCTGTCCGAGGGTGGCTTCATCGCAATCCACGCCGGTAACGCATCCGGCGACGTCGTCGGGAACTCCGAGTACCTCGGGGCAGGCAGCCACGAGGACATCACGGTTACGCTCGACGAGCCGATGGACGAGGACTTCACTGCGGTCGCGATGCCGCACCAGGACACCAACGGCAACGAAGCGTACGACTTCCCCGGCGATGACGATCCGTACACCCAGAACGGCTCTGCCGTGACGGACAGTGCGAACGTGACCATCGTCGAGGAAGAGCAGACTGAAGCACCGGACACGGAAACCGAAACCGAAGCACCGGACACGGAAACCGAAGAGGAAACTGACGCACCGGCAACCGATGAGCCGGCAACCGATGAGTCCGAGACCACCGCCGCGGAAGGTCCCGGCTTCACGGCAGCCATCGCGCTCATCGCGCTCGTCGCCGCTGCGCTCCTCGCCGTCCGACGCGACAACTAA
- a CDS encoding DUF7282 domain-containing protein: MTGNSDKVRSLFLTALMVFSVFAGTIAFSGGAAAAANVSVQQAAEYDSGTVELALNGSTGSPVTTGDINIYIDGNENPSNYGVSSVDTTDDGTTGRLQFSLDQDVQPNRNLTVEVSGLTGGDNTVVAEDIDVTSQTIDADDDSGDTNAFRGEVLAIRADGGEGDADDATSSTQIVVEDSNGAVVTQDTYTANSKVYTYETENLDTGEEYEVTVGGTADENITISNLDLNVNIDDDVGDGANIDDTDTLAVNVSTTRGGEPANATLFNEDDDKVATQIKSLKGNENVVFDFGNQSADDSPYYVKVTDNQTGVSAESDQINVSESGEGDASFETSTVQDEVGDVTNITVQMGNTENAVINVGSQNDDNYVIQGQLEDDNGDGEVTVQFNSYTAGTDNNNTVLTVPGDDDLDEVEEKGSFTDSRNSLDEDVLEPQSYSINVTAGTSPDVTSPDTVGTLRLNENSVESMQTWVAPSDADIDDEDIDIYDRIGENLTQSDDVAVEDVVVHEIQASGIEGALEYEQEDNGSSDVTDAFIAAADTTPDRINDDTSASGLQLYVNRTDVGANADADPINFANSSSAVTVVDDPDNNTYFVALDTEDVEFESGNTITEEEDTEINATFSVQEGPLTDDSSSESELYTTSERNAELNLDDDGFVTVGAAAGQTVSGDTNVAPGSELEVEMESESEANPFVERPEATVGPNGTYVATEDFSDYSAGTNFTVQTLDVDGDSDFSDEEDGRIVEADTATVSISDQESDGSEVVVDSAQLSSGGFIAIHAGDASGDVVGNSEYLEAGTYNDLTITLDEPMDENFTAVAMPHQDTNGNEEYDFPGDDGPYTQNGSAVTDSANVTVSAEEPEDTPEDTPEDTPEDTPEDTPEDTPADTPEDTPDTGTETTEAEGPGFTAAIALIALVAAALLAVRRDN; the protein is encoded by the coding sequence ATGACAGGAAATTCAGACAAGGTTCGCAGCCTGTTCCTCACGGCGCTGATGGTCTTCTCGGTATTCGCCGGGACCATCGCGTTCTCCGGTGGCGCAGCAGCCGCCGCGAACGTCAGCGTCCAGCAGGCAGCAGAATACGATAGCGGGACAGTCGAATTGGCACTCAATGGTTCAACCGGTAGCCCAGTCACGACGGGAGACATCAACATCTACATCGACGGAAACGAGAACCCGAGCAACTACGGTGTCTCGTCAGTCGACACGACTGACGACGGGACAACTGGACGCCTCCAGTTCAGTCTGGACCAGGACGTTCAGCCGAACCGGAACCTGACCGTCGAGGTTTCAGGTCTCACCGGCGGTGACAACACGGTCGTCGCTGAGGACATCGACGTGACGTCCCAGACGATCGACGCCGACGATGACTCGGGCGACACTAACGCCTTCCGCGGTGAAGTCCTGGCTATCCGAGCCGACGGCGGCGAAGGTGACGCTGACGATGCTACCTCGAGTACTCAAATTGTAGTCGAGGACTCGAACGGCGCTGTCGTCACGCAGGACACTTACACAGCCAACAGCAAAGTCTACACCTACGAAACGGAAAACCTCGACACTGGTGAAGAATACGAGGTCACCGTTGGTGGTACTGCGGACGAAAACATCACCATCAGCAATCTCGATCTCAATGTGAACATTGACGACGATGTCGGCGACGGTGCCAACATCGACGACACGGACACGCTTGCGGTCAACGTCTCGACCACGCGTGGTGGCGAGCCGGCCAACGCAACGCTGTTCAACGAAGACGACGACAAGGTTGCCACGCAGATCAAGAGCCTGAAAGGTAACGAGAACGTCGTGTTCGACTTCGGTAACCAGAGCGCCGACGACAGTCCGTACTACGTCAAAGTGACGGACAACCAGACCGGCGTCTCCGCCGAATCCGACCAGATCAACGTCTCCGAGTCCGGTGAGGGTGACGCCAGCTTCGAGACTTCCACCGTGCAGGATGAAGTCGGTGACGTCACCAACATCACCGTCCAGATGGGTAACACCGAGAACGCCGTCATCAACGTCGGCAGCCAGAACGACGACAACTACGTCATCCAGGGTCAGCTCGAGGACGACAACGGTGACGGCGAAGTTACCGTTCAGTTCAACAGCTACACCGCTGGGACCGACAACAACAACACGGTTCTTACCGTCCCCGGTGACGACGACCTCGATGAAGTCGAAGAGAAGGGAAGCTTCACCGATAGTAGGAACAGCTTGGACGAAGATGTACTGGAACCACAATCCTACTCGATAAACGTGACCGCCGGGACCTCCCCGGATGTCACCAGTCCTGATACGGTTGGGACGCTACGTCTCAACGAGAATTCCGTCGAGAGTATGCAGACCTGGGTTGCACCGAGCGACGCAGATATCGACGACGAGGATATCGACATCTACGACCGCATCGGTGAGAACCTCACGCAGTCCGACGACGTCGCAGTCGAAGATGTCGTCGTCCACGAAATCCAGGCATCCGGTATCGAGGGTGCGCTCGAATACGAGCAGGAAGACAACGGGTCTTCCGACGTGACTGATGCGTTCATCGCAGCTGCCGACACCACGCCGGACCGTATCAACGACGACACGAGCGCCTCCGGCCTCCAGCTCTACGTCAACCGGACCGACGTCGGTGCAAACGCTGACGCAGATCCGATTAACTTCGCCAACAGCAGTAGCGCAGTGACCGTCGTCGACGACCCGGACAACAACACCTACTTCGTCGCCCTCGACACCGAGGACGTCGAGTTCGAGTCCGGTAACACGATCACTGAGGAAGAGGACACGGAAATCAACGCCACCTTCTCCGTGCAAGAAGGTCCGCTGACTGACGACTCTTCGAGCGAAAGCGAGCTCTACACCACGTCTGAGCGGAACGCGGAGCTGAATCTTGACGACGACGGCTTTGTCACCGTTGGCGCCGCCGCCGGACAGACAGTGAGCGGCGATACGAACGTCGCCCCCGGCTCCGAGCTCGAAGTCGAAATGGAGTCCGAGAGTGAGGCGAACCCATTCGTCGAACGACCGGAAGCAACTGTTGGTCCGAACGGCACGTACGTCGCTACGGAAGACTTCAGCGACTACTCCGCTGGAACGAACTTCACCGTCCAGACGCTGGACGTCGACGGTGACTCCGACTTCAGCGACGAGGAAGACGGCCGCATCGTCGAAGCCGATACGGCCACCGTGAGCATCAGCGATCAGGAGTCCGACGGTAGCGAAGTCGTCGTCGACAGCGCACAGCTGTCCAGTGGCGGCTTCATCGCTATCCACGCCGGTGACGCATCCGGTGACGTCGTCGGCAACTCCGAGTACCTCGAAGCAGGTACGTACAATGACCTCACGATCACGCTCGACGAGCCGATGGACGAGAACTTCACTGCGGTCGCAATGCCGCACCAGGACACCAACGGCAACGAAGAGTACGACTTCCCCGGCGATGACGGTCCGTACACCCAGAACGGCTCCGCCGTGACGGACAGTGCGAACGTGACTGTCTCCGCCGAGGAGCCTGAGGATACGCCTGAGGACACGCCTGAGGACACGCCTGAGGACACGCCTGAGGACACGCCAGAAGACACGCCTGCGGACACGCCTGAGGACACGCCGGACACTGGAACCGAGACCACCGAAGCGGAAGGTCCCGGCTTCACGGCAGCCATCGCGCTCATCGCGCTCGTCGCTGCTGCGCTCCTCGCTGTCCGACGCGACAACTAA
- a CDS encoding VOC family protein, with protein sequence MWSLDHTMMRVEDLDASLDWYQTYFDYEEKGRWEADTFTNVFLGPEDVHDDGALLELTYNHDGRSYTMGDAWGHIAVRCDDVYEAYDELMDAGVEDYRDPDSCGGSYAFVTDPDGHEIEIVERDHGAKWSLDHTMIRVEDAEQAIGWYTRKLDYDLFRREEFDDFALYFLKPEDAPEEAMSVELTYNYDGRSYELGDAWGHLAVRTDDLHSAWETLMGRHAEDYRDPESCDDRYAFTKDPDAREIEIVTN encoded by the coding sequence ATGTGGTCACTCGATCATACGATGATGCGCGTCGAGGATCTGGACGCGTCGCTGGACTGGTACCAGACGTATTTCGATTACGAGGAGAAGGGCCGCTGGGAGGCCGACACCTTCACGAACGTCTTCCTCGGTCCGGAGGACGTCCACGATGATGGTGCCCTGCTCGAACTCACGTACAACCACGACGGGCGCTCGTACACGATGGGTGACGCGTGGGGACACATCGCCGTCCGCTGTGACGACGTGTACGAGGCCTACGACGAGCTGATGGACGCCGGCGTCGAGGACTACCGCGACCCGGACTCCTGTGGCGGCTCCTACGCCTTCGTCACGGACCCCGACGGTCACGAGATCGAGATCGTCGAACGGGACCACGGCGCGAAGTGGTCGCTGGACCACACGATGATCCGTGTCGAAGACGCCGAACAGGCTATCGGCTGGTACACCCGAAAGCTCGACTACGACCTGTTCCGCCGCGAGGAGTTCGACGACTTCGCCCTGTACTTCCTCAAGCCCGAGGATGCCCCAGAAGAGGCGATGTCGGTCGAACTCACCTACAACTACGACGGCCGGTCGTACGAACTCGGCGATGCCTGGGGGCATCTCGCGGTTCGAACCGATGACCTCCATAGCGCGTGGGAGACGCTGATGGGTCGCCACGCCGAGGATTACCGCGACCCCGAGAGCTGTGACGACCGCTACGCGTTCACCAAAGACCCCGACGCCCGCGAAATCGAAATCGTGACCAACTGA